The following proteins are encoded in a genomic region of Lutra lutra chromosome 16, mLutLut1.2, whole genome shotgun sequence:
- the ATP2A3 gene encoding sarcoplasmic/endoplasmic reticulum calcium ATPase 3 isoform X5 encodes MLILVANAIVGVWQERNAESAIEALKEYEPEMGKVIRSDRKGVQRVRARDIVPGDIVEVAVGDKVPADLRLIEIKSTTLRVDQSILTGESVSVTKHTDAILDPRAVNQDKKNMLFSGTNIASGKALGVAVATGLHTELGKIRSQMVAVEPERTPLQHKLDEFGRQLSHAISVICVAVWVINIGHFADPAHGGSWLRGAVYYFKIAVALAVAAIPEGLPAVITTCLALGTRRMARKNAIVRSLPSVETLGCTSVICSDKTGTLTTNQMSVCRMFVVAEAEAGSCRLHEFTISGTTYAPEGEVRQAERLVRCGQFDGLVELATICALCNDSALDYNEAKGVYEKVGEATETALTCLVEKMNVFDTNLQALSLVERASACNAVIKQLMRKEFTLEFSRDRKSMSVYCIPTSPGLAAQGSKMFVKGAPESVIERCSSVRVGSHTVPLNATSREQILAKIRDWGSGSDTLRCLALATRDAPPRKEDMQLDDCSKFVQYETDLTFVGCVGMLDPPRPEVAACIARCHQAGIRVVMITGDNKGTAVAICRRLGIFGDTEDVVGKAYTGHEFDDLSPEQQRHACRTACCFARVEPVHKSRIIENLQSFNEITAMTGDGVNDAPALKKAEIGIAMGSGTAVAKSAAEMVLSDDNFASIVAAVEEGRAIYNNMKQFIRYLISSNVGEVVCIFLTAILGLPEALIPVQLLWVNLVTDGLPATALGFNPPDLDIMEKLPRNPHEALISGWLFFRYLAIGVYVGLATVAAATWWFLYDAEGPHVTFYQLRNFLKCSKDNPLFADIDCEVFESRFPTTMALSVLVTIEMCNALNSVSENQSLLRMPPWLNPWLLAAVAMSMALHFLILLVPPLPLIFQVTPLSGRQWVVVLQISLPVILLDEALKYLSRNHMDEEKDQK; translated from the exons ATGCTGATCCTTGTGGCCAATGCTATCGTGGGCGTATGGCAG GAACGCAATGCTGAGAGTGCCATTGAGGCCTTGAAGGAGTATGAGCCTGAGATGGGCAAGGTGATCCGCTCAGACCGCAAAGGTGTGCAGAGGGTCCGCGCCCGGGACATCGTCCCTGGAGACATCGTAGAAGTGGCAG TGGGAGACAAAGTACCCGCTGACCTCCGCCTCATCGAGATCAAGTCCACCACCCTGAGAGTGGACCAGTCCATCCTGACAG GTGAATCCGTGTCTGTCACCAAGCACACAGATGCCATCCTAGATCCCAGAGCTGTGAACCAGGACAAGAAGAACATGCTATTCTCT GGCACCAACATTGCATCGGGGAAGGCCCTGGGCGTGGCAGTGGCCACAGGCCTGCACACAGAGCTGGGGAAGATCAGGAGCCAGATGGTGGCAGTGGAGCCAGAGCGGACGCCACTGCAGCACAAGCTGGATGAGTTTGGGCGGCAACTGTCCCATGCCATTTCTGTGATCTGTGTGGCTGTGTGGGTCATCAACATTGGCCACTTTGCCGACCCGGCCCATGGTGGCTCCTGGCTCCGTGGCGCCGTCTACTACTTCAAGATTGCCGTGGCCCTGGCGGTGGCCGCCATCCCTGAGGGCCTCCCGGCTGTTATCACTACATGCCTGGCTCTGGGCACACGGCGTATGGCACGAAAGAATGCCATTGTGCGGAGCCTGCCATCTGTGGAGACCCTGGGCTGCACCTCCGTCATCTGCTCTGACAAGACAGGCACCCTCACCACCAACCAGATGTCTGTGTGCCGG ATGTTCGTGGTAGCTGAGGCTGAAGCGGGCTCCTGCCGTTTGCACGAGTTCACCATCTCAGGCACCACTTATGCCCCGGAGGGTGAAGT GAGGCAGGCGGAGCGGCTCGTGCGCTGTGGGCAGTTCGATGGGCTGGTGGAGCTGGCGACGATCTGTGCCCTGTGCAATGACTCAGCGCTGGACTACAATGAG GCTAAGGGCGTGTATGAGAAGGTGGGAGAGGCCACGGAGACGGCTCTGACTTGCCTGGTGGAGAAAATGAATGTGTTTGACACCAACCTACAGGCCCTATCGCTGGTGGAGCGAGCCAGCGCCTGCAATGCG GTCATCAAGCAGCTGATGCGGAAGGAGTTTACTTTGGAGTTCTCCCGAGACAGGAAGTCCATGTCCGTATACTGCATACCTACTAGCCCTGGCCTGGCGGCCCAGGGCAGCAAGATGTTTGTGAAG GGGGCTCCTGAGAGTGTGATTGAGCGCTGCAGCTCAGTCCGAGTGGGAAGCCACACGGTACCCCTGAATGCCACCTCCAGGGAGCAAATCCTGGCCAAGATTCGGGACTGGGGCTCAGGCTCAGACACATTGCGCTGCCTGGCGCTGGCCACTCGGGATGCACCCCCACGGAAGGAGGATATGCAGCTGGACGACTGCAGCAAGTTTGTGCAGTACGAG ACGGACCTGACTTTTGTGGGCTGCGTGGGCATGCTGGACCCCCCAAGGCCTGAGGTGGCTGCTTGCATCGCACGCTGCCACCAAGCTGGCATCCGTGTGGTCATGATCACAGGGGACAACAAAGGCACAGCTGTGGCCATCTGCCGCCGGCTTGGCATCTTCGGGGACACAGAGGACGTGGTAGGGAAGGCCTACACAGGTCACGAGTTCGATGACCTCAGCCCTGAGCAGCAGCGCCATGCCTGTCGCACAGCATGCTGTTTTGCCCGTGTAGAACCCGTGCACAAGTCCCGGATCATAGAGAACCTACAGTCCTTTAACGAGATCACTGCCATG ACTGGAGATGGGGTGAATGATGCCCCAGCTCTGAAGAAAGCAGAGATTGGTATTGCCATGGGCTCTGGCACAGCTGTGGCCAAGTCGGCAGCCGAGATGGTGCTATCAGATGACAACTTTGCCTCCATCGTGGCTGCAGTGGAGGAGGGCCGGGCCATCTACAACAACATGAAGCAATTCATCCGCTACCTCATCTCCTCCAATGTAGGCGAGGTTGTCTG CATCTTCCTCACGGCAATTCTGGGCCTCCCGGAAGCCCTGATCCCTGTGCAGCTGCTCTGGGTGAACCTGGTGACAGATGGTCTACCTGCCACAGCCCTGGGCTTCAACCCACCAGACCTGGACATCATGGAGAAGCTGCCAAGAAACCCTCATGAGGCCCTTATCAGTGGCTGGCTCTTTTTTCGATATCTGGCTATTGGAG TGTACGTGGGCCTGGCCACAGTGGCTGCCGCCACCTGGTGGTTCCTTTATGATGCCGAGGGACCTCACGTCACCTTCTACCAACTG AGGAACTTCCTGAAGTGCTCCAAGGACAACCCACTCTTTGCTGACATTGACTGCGAGGTCTTCGAGTCACGCTTTCCCACAACCATGGCCTTGTCTGTGCTGGTGACCATTGAAATGTGCAACGCCCTCAACAG
- the ATP2A3 gene encoding sarcoplasmic/endoplasmic reticulum calcium ATPase 3 isoform X4 — protein sequence MEAAHLLPAADVLRRFSVTVESGLRPEQVSDAWERYGPNELPTEEGKSLWELVLEQFEDLLVRILLLAALVSFVLACFEEGEETTTAFVEPLVIMLILVANAIVGVWQERNAESAIEALKEYEPEMGKVIRSDRKGVQRVRARDIVPGDIVEVAVGDKVPADLRLIEIKSTTLRVDQSILTGESVSVTKHTDAILDPRAVNQDKKNMLFSGTNIASGKALGVAVATGLHTELGKIRSQMVAVEPERTPLQHKLDEFGRQLSHAISVICVAVWVINIGHFADPAHGGSWLRGAVYYFKIAVALAVAAIPEGLPAVITTCLALGTRRMARKNAIVRSLPSVETLGCTSVICSDKTGTLTTNQMSVCRMFVVAEAEAGSCRLHEFTISGTTYAPEGEVRQAERLVRCGQFDGLVELATICALCNDSALDYNEAKGVYEKVGEATETALTCLVEKMNVFDTNLQALSLVERASACNAVIKQLMRKEFTLEFSRDRKSMSVYCIPTSPGLAAQGSKMFVKGAPESVIERCSSVRVGSHTVPLNATSREQILAKIRDWGSGSDTLRCLALATRDAPPRKEDMQLDDCSKFVQYETDLTFVGCVGMLDPPRPEVAACIARCHQAGIRVVMITGDNKGTAVAICRRLGIFGDTEDVVGKAYTGHEFDDLSPEQQRHACRTACCFARVEPVHKSRIIENLQSFNEITAMTGDGVNDAPALKKAEIGIAMGSGTAVAKSAAEMVLSDDNFASIVAAVEEGRAIYNNMKQFIRYLISSNVGEVVCIFLTAILGLPEALIPVQLLWVNLVTDGLPATALGFNPPDLDIMEKLPRNPHEALISGWLFFRYLAIGVYVGLATVAAATWWFLYDAEGPHVTFYQLRNFLKCSKDNPLFADIDCEVFESRFPTTMALSVLVTIEMCNALNSLFFR from the exons AGCTCCCAACTGAGGAAG GGAAGTCCCTGTGGGAGCTGGTGCTGGAACAGTTTGAGGATCTCCTGGTGCGCATCCTGCTGTTGGCTGCCCTGGTCTCCTTC GTCCTGGCCTGCTTTGAAGAGGGCGAAGAAACCACAACAGCCTTCGTGGAGCCCCTGGTCATCATGCTGATCCTTGTGGCCAATGCTATCGTGGGCGTATGGCAG GAACGCAATGCTGAGAGTGCCATTGAGGCCTTGAAGGAGTATGAGCCTGAGATGGGCAAGGTGATCCGCTCAGACCGCAAAGGTGTGCAGAGGGTCCGCGCCCGGGACATCGTCCCTGGAGACATCGTAGAAGTGGCAG TGGGAGACAAAGTACCCGCTGACCTCCGCCTCATCGAGATCAAGTCCACCACCCTGAGAGTGGACCAGTCCATCCTGACAG GTGAATCCGTGTCTGTCACCAAGCACACAGATGCCATCCTAGATCCCAGAGCTGTGAACCAGGACAAGAAGAACATGCTATTCTCT GGCACCAACATTGCATCGGGGAAGGCCCTGGGCGTGGCAGTGGCCACAGGCCTGCACACAGAGCTGGGGAAGATCAGGAGCCAGATGGTGGCAGTGGAGCCAGAGCGGACGCCACTGCAGCACAAGCTGGATGAGTTTGGGCGGCAACTGTCCCATGCCATTTCTGTGATCTGTGTGGCTGTGTGGGTCATCAACATTGGCCACTTTGCCGACCCGGCCCATGGTGGCTCCTGGCTCCGTGGCGCCGTCTACTACTTCAAGATTGCCGTGGCCCTGGCGGTGGCCGCCATCCCTGAGGGCCTCCCGGCTGTTATCACTACATGCCTGGCTCTGGGCACACGGCGTATGGCACGAAAGAATGCCATTGTGCGGAGCCTGCCATCTGTGGAGACCCTGGGCTGCACCTCCGTCATCTGCTCTGACAAGACAGGCACCCTCACCACCAACCAGATGTCTGTGTGCCGG ATGTTCGTGGTAGCTGAGGCTGAAGCGGGCTCCTGCCGTTTGCACGAGTTCACCATCTCAGGCACCACTTATGCCCCGGAGGGTGAAGT GAGGCAGGCGGAGCGGCTCGTGCGCTGTGGGCAGTTCGATGGGCTGGTGGAGCTGGCGACGATCTGTGCCCTGTGCAATGACTCAGCGCTGGACTACAATGAG GCTAAGGGCGTGTATGAGAAGGTGGGAGAGGCCACGGAGACGGCTCTGACTTGCCTGGTGGAGAAAATGAATGTGTTTGACACCAACCTACAGGCCCTATCGCTGGTGGAGCGAGCCAGCGCCTGCAATGCG GTCATCAAGCAGCTGATGCGGAAGGAGTTTACTTTGGAGTTCTCCCGAGACAGGAAGTCCATGTCCGTATACTGCATACCTACTAGCCCTGGCCTGGCGGCCCAGGGCAGCAAGATGTTTGTGAAG GGGGCTCCTGAGAGTGTGATTGAGCGCTGCAGCTCAGTCCGAGTGGGAAGCCACACGGTACCCCTGAATGCCACCTCCAGGGAGCAAATCCTGGCCAAGATTCGGGACTGGGGCTCAGGCTCAGACACATTGCGCTGCCTGGCGCTGGCCACTCGGGATGCACCCCCACGGAAGGAGGATATGCAGCTGGACGACTGCAGCAAGTTTGTGCAGTACGAG ACGGACCTGACTTTTGTGGGCTGCGTGGGCATGCTGGACCCCCCAAGGCCTGAGGTGGCTGCTTGCATCGCACGCTGCCACCAAGCTGGCATCCGTGTGGTCATGATCACAGGGGACAACAAAGGCACAGCTGTGGCCATCTGCCGCCGGCTTGGCATCTTCGGGGACACAGAGGACGTGGTAGGGAAGGCCTACACAGGTCACGAGTTCGATGACCTCAGCCCTGAGCAGCAGCGCCATGCCTGTCGCACAGCATGCTGTTTTGCCCGTGTAGAACCCGTGCACAAGTCCCGGATCATAGAGAACCTACAGTCCTTTAACGAGATCACTGCCATG ACTGGAGATGGGGTGAATGATGCCCCAGCTCTGAAGAAAGCAGAGATTGGTATTGCCATGGGCTCTGGCACAGCTGTGGCCAAGTCGGCAGCCGAGATGGTGCTATCAGATGACAACTTTGCCTCCATCGTGGCTGCAGTGGAGGAGGGCCGGGCCATCTACAACAACATGAAGCAATTCATCCGCTACCTCATCTCCTCCAATGTAGGCGAGGTTGTCTG CATCTTCCTCACGGCAATTCTGGGCCTCCCGGAAGCCCTGATCCCTGTGCAGCTGCTCTGGGTGAACCTGGTGACAGATGGTCTACCTGCCACAGCCCTGGGCTTCAACCCACCAGACCTGGACATCATGGAGAAGCTGCCAAGAAACCCTCATGAGGCCCTTATCAGTGGCTGGCTCTTTTTTCGATATCTGGCTATTGGAG TGTACGTGGGCCTGGCCACAGTGGCTGCCGCCACCTGGTGGTTCCTTTATGATGCCGAGGGACCTCACGTCACCTTCTACCAACTG AGGAACTTCCTGAAGTGCTCCAAGGACAACCCACTCTTTGCTGACATTGACTGCGAGGTCTTCGAGTCACGCTTTCCCACAACCATGGCCTTGTCTGTGCTGGTGACCATTGAAATGTGCAACGCCCTCAACAG